Proteins encoded together in one Coffea arabica cultivar ET-39 chromosome 2c, Coffea Arabica ET-39 HiFi, whole genome shotgun sequence window:
- the LOC113724600 gene encoding uncharacterized protein produces MSNLTGEMRLFRKAEGDFGRVSAIRDRDVMLPDEWWTCYGSTAPNLQKLAIRVLSQTCSASGCERNWSLFEHIHSKKRNRLEHQRLNDLVYVHYNLRLQQRNARGRNYDPIDFEDFSANETWILDDEPSQLTPVELESFRNEIATFAISRQSDETLNLDDLDTGDEDETNNEENVERNDLNVGCDVNEFGGIEFGRSWEPWA; encoded by the exons ATGAGTAATTTGACCGGAGAGATGAGATTATTTCGTAAAGCTGAAGGTGATTTTGGTAGAGTCTCTGCTATACGAGATCGTGATGTCATGCTTCCAG ATGAATGGTGGACATGTTATGGTAGCACTGCACCTAATTTGCAAAAACTAGCTATACGTGTTCTAAGCCAAACTTGCAGTGCTTCTGGCTGTGAAAGGAATTGGAGTTTATTTGAGCATATCCACTCAAAGAAGAGAAATAGATTGGAGCATCAAAGACTAAATGATTTGGTTTATGTACACTACAATTTAAGACTACAACAAAG AAATGCAAGGGGTAGAAATTATGATCCTATTGATTTTGAGGACTTCAGCGCCAATGAAACTTGGATTTTGGATGATGAACCTTCACAATTAACTCCAGTTGAATTAGAAAGCTTTAGGAATGAAATAGCTACATTTGCTATCAGCCGACAAAGTG ATGAAACTctaaatttggatgatttggacACTGGAGATGAAGATGAGACCAATAATGAAGAGAATGTTGAAAGAAATGATCTTAATGTGGGCTGTGATGTAAATGAATTTGGTGGTATTGAATTTGGCAGAAGTTGGGAACCATGGGCATGA